One window from the genome of Magnolia sinica isolate HGM2019 chromosome 4, MsV1, whole genome shotgun sequence encodes:
- the LOC131243769 gene encoding amino acid transporter AVT1D-like: protein MKAEDKMGHDRGIGFETDDEENEAQMVGETEEEDDESDYSNSSSFEHSDSRLSEAYGTSWPQSYRPSIDMYSTVRTPPNLSFLAHSLSSSIHKRVSSPDASLHKPFISTTSARASPRSPSYPSFQRTQSRSSAPRLSYHELEVSRQCSYAQAVLNGVNILCGVGLLATPYAIKEGGWMGLLILTGFGAISCYTGILLKWCLESTPGLQTYPDIGQAAFGVAGRLTISIILYVELYTCCVEYITLMSDNLSALFPNAHLNFAGVHLNPHQFFAVLATILVLPTVWLRNLSFLSYLSAGGVIASLLVVICLLWVGVVDQVGFHPGGTLLDLANLPVALGLYGFCYAGHAVFPNIYSSMKKPADFPSVLIASFSICWLLYSGVAVAGYLMFGESIKSQFTLNMPHRFLASKTAAWTTVVNPLTKYALTITPVALSLEELVSSQRLRSHFISVLIRTALVLSTLFVALKIPFFGFVMALLGSLLTMIVALIFPCASYLSIMRGRVSRFQAAVCILIIMVGITSACIGSYSAIKRIADNMA from the exons ATGAAGGCAGAAGATAAAATGGGGCATGATCGGGGGATAGGGTTCGAGACGGACGACGAGGAGAACGAGGCTCAGATGGTTGGAGAGACAGAGGAGGAAGATGACGAATCCGATTATTCCAATTCCTCGTCATTCGAGCATTCCGATTCTAGGCTCAGTGAAGCTTATGGTACGTCCTGGCCCCAGTCCTATAG GCCGTCGATAGACATGTACAGCACTGTAAGGACCCCTCCCAACCTCAGTTTTCTAGCTCACTCCTTGTCTTCTTCTATACACAAGAGAGTCTCGAGTCCGGATGCTTCCTTGCATAAGCCCTTCATTTCCACAACATCGGCCAGAGCATCCCCACGTTCTCCATCTTATCCTTCATTCCAAAGGACCCAATCGAGGAGCTCAGCCCCAAGGCTTTCATATCATGAACTAGAAGTATCCCGTCAATGCTCTTATGCTCAAGCAGTCCTTAATG GAGTCAATATTCTATGTGGAGTAGGACTCCTTGCAACCCCTTATGCAATCAAAGAAGGTGGATGGATGGGGCTTTTGATACTTACGGGTTTTGGTGCTATCTCATGCTACACTGGGATTTTGCTGAAGTGGTGCTTAGAGAGCACTCCCGGGCTCCAAACTTATCCAGATATTGGGCAGGCTGCATTTGGAGTAGCAGGTCGCTTGACGATATCT ATAATTCTATACGTGGAGCTCTAT ACATGTTGTGTGGAGTACATCACTCTAATGAGTGATAACTTGTCGGCATTGTTCCCAAATGCACATTTGAATTTTGCTGGAGTTCATCTAAATCCTCACCAGTTCTTTGCCGTATTGGCAACCATACTTGTTCTTCCGACTGTTTGGCTTCGAAATCTAAGTTTCCTTTCATACCTTTCAG CTGGGGGAGTGATTGCATCATTGCTGGTGGTGATTTGCTTGTTGTGGGTCGGGGTGGTCGATCAAGTGGGGTTCCATCCAGGTGGGACTCTTTTGGACCTTGCAAACCTTCCTGTTGCACTTGGGCTATATGGTTTTTGCTACGCCGGGCATGCTGTTTTTCCAAACATATACTCGTCTATGAAGAAGCCAGCGGATTTCCCCTCAGTTCTAATAGCCAG TTTCAGTATATGTTGGCTTCTGTATTCTGGGGTAGCTGTAGCTGGATATTTGATGTTTGGTGAATCCATCAAGTCCCAGTTCACTCTAAACATGCCACATCGATTCCTGGCTTCTAAAACCGCTGCTTGGACAACG GTTGTGAACCCTCTCACGAAGTACGCCTTGACGATCACGCCGGTCGCACTGAGTCTAGAGGAACTCGTGTCTTCACAACGTCTCAGATCTCATTTCATTTCGGTGCTCATCAGAACAGCTTTGGTTCTATCAACACTGTTTGTGGCACTCAAAATCCCATTCTTTG GTTTTGTGATGGCGCTGCTTGGATCTCTCCTTACCATGATTGTG GCGCTTATTTTCCCATGTGCTAGCTATCTCAGCATCATGAGAGGAAGAGTAAGCAGGTTTCAG GCTGCTGTGTGCATTTTGATTATCATGGTGGGGATCACAAGCGCATGCATTGGCTCGTATTCAGCTATCAAGAGAATAGCTGACAATATGGCGTGA
- the LOC131243770 gene encoding E3 ubiquitin-protein ligase RDUF2-like: MSSTTYTSSAAPSFWCYRCSRYVRVWGRDSAVVVCPDCDSGFVEEIENPPRSAPRRRFPSAAMYMLGSNRPNSDRNAGLRRGRRSGGDRSPFNPVIVLRGPADVGGAADTERGSFELYYDDGAGSGLRPLPTSMSDFLMGSGFDRLLDQLAQIEINTVGRCEHNPASKAAIESMPTIEISDTHIITELHCAVCKEQFELGSEAREMPCNHIYHTDCILPWLSLRNSCPVCRHELPSDIRGRSSPESERSPGEQSPAANDEETVGLTIWRLPGGGFAVGRFSGGRRAGERELPVVYTEMDGGFNNGGMPRRISWTASGSRTRESGGIGRAFRNFFSFFRRIRSNSESGSTARTRSMNSIFSRGSRRRSRAWALED, translated from the coding sequence ATGTCCTCCACAACGTACACTTCCTCAGCGGCGCCTTCCTTCTGGTGCTACCGCTGCAGCCGTTACGTTAGGGTCTGGGGCCGTGACTCTGCCGTCGTCGTTTGCCCTGACTGTGACAGTGGATTCGTCGAAGAGATTGAGAACCCTCCTCGCTCTGCTCCCCGGCGCAGGTTCCCATCCGCAGCGATGTACATGCTTGGTAGCAACCGGCCAAATTCTGACCGGAACGCAGGTTTGCGCCGCGGTCGGCGCAGCGGAGGGGATCGTTCCCCTTTCAATCCGGTCATTGTCCTCCGTGGCCCAGCTGATGTGGGTGGTGCTGCTGACACCGAGAGGGGCAGCTTCGAGCTGTACTACGATGATGGTGCTGGCTCTGGCCTCCGTCCGTTGCCCACTAGCATGTCGGACTTTCTGATGGGGTCCGGCTTCGATCGACTCCTCGACCAACTGGCTCAGATCGAGATCAACACTGTTGGGCGCTGCGAGCACAATCCTGCTTCGAAGGCAGCTATTGAATCCATGCCCACGATCGAGATCTCTGATACCCACATCATCACTGAATTGCACTGCGCTGTCTGTAAAGAGCAATTTGAGCTAGGTTCTGAAGCCCGCGAGATGCCCTGCAACCATATCTACCACACGGATTGCATCCTTCCCTGGCTTTCACTGCGGAATTCATGCCCCGTCTGCCGCCATGAATTGCCCTCTGACATCCGTGGTAGAAGCTCACCTGAATCCGAAAGATCCCCAGGTGAGCAGTCTCCAGCTGCCAATGATGAGGAGACGGTGGGGCTGACAATATGGAGGCTCCCTGGTGGTGGGTTTGCAGTAGGGAGGTTTTCTGGTGGGAGGCGGGCTGGCGAACGTGAGCTCCCAGTCGTTTACACGGAGATGGATGGTGGTTTCAACAACGGTGGCATGCCAAGGAGGATTTCATGGACTGCAAGCGGGAGTCGGACAAGAGAGAGTGGCGGAATTGGCCGGGCATTCCGtaatttcttctccttttttcggCGGATCCGGTCGAATTCAGAGTCTGGGTCTACTGCCAGGACCCGGTCGATGAATTCCATCTTCAGCAGAGGTTCCCGGAGGCGCTCCAGGGCTTGGGCATTGGAGGATTAA